The DNA sequence ACCCTGTGGTTCTGGTGTACTGGAACGCTTCCAGTTGTCAGTTGACCAGTGAGGATAGTACTGCACGACGCTGCTGCCCAGGTCGCTCAGAATTTCGTGGAATTTTTTGGTGGTCATGTGCTGGTTGGGGATCACCCGCTGCAGAACAAACCGACGGTTGCTGGAGATATAAGCAAAGAATTTGCCGTTGCCCATGCGGTCGTTGTCAGACAGCAGACGCAACATGGCGGTCCGGGGAACATCGGCAGCACTGCGGGGCAGCGGATCCAGCCAGGCCATGACCCAGACCCATTCACCATTTTCACTCAGAACAGCAGACATGGAGAGTTCCCATTCTTCTTTGTTCTGATTGGCTTTGAACTGAAAGTCGTAGCGTTTCTTGGTTTTGGTAACTTGCAGACCCATGGCTTTCAGCAGGTTGCCCAGCTGATCTTCTGAGATCTGGCCGGGTAGCTTTTCTCCGCTGGCTTTCTCAGCGGGTGCACTAGAGGCAGCAGGCTGCTGCGCGTGAGCACCCACTCCCAGAATTGCCATGGCCGATAACACAGCCAGAAAACAACCCACGACGATCCATCCGCGTAACGTGATTTTCATTTTGAAGACACTCCTTTGTCACTTCATTGCTCTTGTGTTTACGCTTGTCTACCTGCGTTCCATCTGCAGGCTGACCGGCGACTGTCTGGCGTTGCCTGAGACAGTCAGGGATGATTTCGTCATCCCTGGGTCGGAAGCATGGCTCTCAGCGGCAGATTCTGCCGAATTGAGTTAATTTAGATCAAATAAGCCTTTGAGGCAGATCTGTGACCATGTTTCGAACTGATCTAACTCTTGTAACAGTTTTTCCGGTGAGTCAAACCCTGTCTCTATAATCGACTCTTCACGGGGTAGAACTTTGGGCAACTCCAGGTCAAAAATGTGAACTATTCCCAAGTGGACCTTTCCGACCTCGGTTTCGTCGTCATTAATCAGTCCGACACAGCGTTCCGTAAAGGCGGTATCCATGGAGACTTCTTCGTCCAGTTCCCGCTGCATCCCCTCGCGGTAGGTGGAACCGGCTTTGGCGTCGTCTTCCAGTGAAATATGCCCCCCGATGCCAATTGACCGCTTGCTGTGCAGACGCGATTCGCCCCCTTTGGAGCCACGGGTATAGTAGAAGATCTTCCCTTCGTGCCGGAAAATACAGTAGGGAATCAGCTGTTTGAAGCTGGGATCTTCTTCAACCGTGTCGCGGGGGCGAAAGCTGATGTAGTTCGGGTCGAAGAGGGTTTTCATATACGGTTCGACCTGATCGTTGAATCCCTGAAAATGACCGACCTCGTGGAAAAGGAGTGTGGGGACGACCATGACGTGTTCCACTTGTTGTTCGGTATCTGACATCGCTGATCCTTCTATGCTATGTGAACAGGTTGACGTTGATTGAAAATTCGATGCGTCAGGAAGCTGAGCGCCCCAGCAGTTCGCAGACTTTGTCGCCGATTTCCGGCGAACGCATGAGTGTTTCGCCTACCAGAATGCCTTGCACGCCGGCCTCCTGCAGTCGCAGGACGTCTTCGCGGTTCCGAATACCACTCTCACTGATCAGCAGGCAGTCTTCCGGCAGACGGGGGCTGAGTTCAATGGAGTGATCCAGGCTGGTGACGAATGTTTTCAGGTTGCGGTTGTTGATCCCCAGCATGGGTGGGTTGAGTTTCAGGACCCGATCGAGGTTGTTGGGTTCATAGATTTCGACCAGAGCCTGCATGCCCAGTTCCAAGGCATAGCCATACAGATCATGCAACTGCGTATCATCCAGGCACTCGGCGATCAAGAGGACGCAATCCGCGCCCGCGACGCGCGCTTCCAGGATCTGGTAGCGATCGATGATGAACTCTTTTCGCATGACGGGAATCGCGACGGCAGCACGAACCGCCTTGAGGTAATCGAGGTGCCCCTGGAAATAGTTCTCGTCGGTCAAGACACTCAAACAGGCAGCTCCGAACCGTTCATAGGTCTGTGCAATTTCAACCGGATGAAAATCATCCCGAATGATTCCGGCAGAGGGAGAGGCTTTTTTTACCTCAGCGATCATTCCCACAGGGCCGTGGTTTCGCAGAGATGCGACAAAATCACGTATGGGAGGCGCCGTCGACAGCTGATCGACCAGCGCTGCAGCAGGCACGCGAACTTTGGCCTGGCTGACTTCGCCCTGTTTGTGTTGAATGATTTCTTCGAGAATGTTACTCACGGATTTATCTGGCTACCTTCGGTTGCAGGGGCACTGATTGTCGATTCTGTCTCCGTAGCATAACTCCCCGGACGCCGAAGTACCACAGAGTCGATGAAAGCGATCGTGATTCCACTTGTAATTCCGATCGGGGATCACCACGATGGTCTCATAACTCCCCTGATGTCATTGAATTCCAGCGAACCAGGAGCTCCCCGTTGGTTCCCATCGTGTTACAATTTTTACTTTTGCTGCTGACCCTGGTGAGCATCCGTAATTGGTTTCTCATTATTAAAGCGCAAAGTCTGACGCCGGTGTTCGAGTTGAATCCCGAGCGGACCACATCCGAGTTGTCGCCGCCTGTTCTGCTGGCGTTGCTCTGGATTTGCTATCAGGTGGTTGCATCGCTGAATCCACCACCGCCTGCGCCGCTGGAGCTGAACCAGATCATCCAGTCCTGTTTGATTTTACTCGCGCTGACAGGGATCCTGCTGCTGATTCTGACGATGGTCAGTTGGAAGTCGTTGGGGCAACTCGGATTTCGGCTGGATCAGATCCCTACGCAGCTGCGGGACGGTGCACTCGGGTTTCTGCTGGCCCCGCTGCCCGTGATTCTGCTGCTGGTGGCCACACATCCTTTCCGTTCGGAGGAAACACTGCACCCACTGTTACAGTTATTGCGGTCCGCTCCGGGTGTGGTCGCGATTGGCTGGGTTTTTCTATCGGCGATCGTGGTGGCCCCCCTGTTTGAAGAACTCCTCTATCGTGTACTGTTACAAAGCTGGCTGGAGGGCTTTCTGACTCCGTTGCGGGCGATCATCGTCAGCTCACTGATTTTCAGCCTGGTGCA is a window from the Gimesia benthica genome containing:
- a CDS encoding CPBP family intramembrane glutamic endopeptidase, giving the protein MVPIVLQFLLLLLTLVSIRNWFLIIKAQSLTPVFELNPERTTSELSPPVLLALLWICYQVVASLNPPPPAPLELNQIIQSCLILLALTGILLLILTMVSWKSLGQLGFRLDQIPTQLRDGALGFLLAPLPVILLLVATHPFRSEETLHPLLQLLRSAPGVVAIGWVFLSAIVVAPLFEELLYRVLLQSWLEGFLTPLRAIIVSSLIFSLVHGFPDSIPLFPLAFLLGTLYYYRRSYIANVFMHALFNAINFALALAGDEMPG
- a CDS encoding type III secretion system chaperone, translating into MKITLRGWIVVGCFLAVLSAMAILGVGAHAQQPAASSAPAEKASGEKLPGQISEDQLGNLLKAMGLQVTKTKKRYDFQFKANQNKEEWELSMSAVLSENGEWVWVMAWLDPLPRSAADVPRTAMLRLLSDNDRMGNGKFFAYISSNRRFVLQRVIPNQHMTTKKFHEILSDLGSSVVQYYPHWSTDNWKRSSTPEPQGTAQKPAAQPTQSASGVSKFNATRQN
- the trpC gene encoding indole-3-glycerol phosphate synthase TrpC, producing the protein MSNILEEIIQHKQGEVSQAKVRVPAAALVDQLSTAPPIRDFVASLRNHGPVGMIAEVKKASPSAGIIRDDFHPVEIAQTYERFGAACLSVLTDENYFQGHLDYLKAVRAAVAIPVMRKEFIIDRYQILEARVAGADCVLLIAECLDDTQLHDLYGYALELGMQALVEIYEPNNLDRVLKLNPPMLGINNRNLKTFVTSLDHSIELSPRLPEDCLLISESGIRNREDVLRLQEAGVQGILVGETLMRSPEIGDKVCELLGRSAS
- a CDS encoding phosphoesterase, with the protein product MSDTEQQVEHVMVVPTLLFHEVGHFQGFNDQVEPYMKTLFDPNYISFRPRDTVEEDPSFKQLIPYCIFRHEGKIFYYTRGSKGGESRLHSKRSIGIGGHISLEDDAKAGSTYREGMQRELDEEVSMDTAFTERCVGLINDDETEVGKVHLGIVHIFDLELPKVLPREESIIETGFDSPEKLLQELDQFETWSQICLKGLFDLN